In Sulfurimonas sp., the genomic window ACATCTTCCATTTTCCACGATAGCCAAGTGATGGGGTATAATGTTTACTTGTTCAAAATCATATAAGTCGTTATCAACAGTCTCTGCGAAATAACCTAAGCTTAACTGATTTTTACTATCGAGTAATTGTATCACATTATCCTGCAATTTAACATTATTCTTAATTGCAATACTTGAAGCTAGTTTTTTATCTTCATATTGAACAAGTTCCGAACCGTCAACATAACCTTTAATCTGATCTTGAGGAATATCTTCTAATTCAACATGACCGTTTGTAATAGGTATTCCTACAATTGAATCTTTAATGGCTCGAATTGTTTCAGGACTACGATAAATCTTAAATATTTTATCGTATGGTTGAAGTCCAATTTCAATACCTGCATATTCTTGAACACCATCACGAACAGAGATAAGTGTCTTACCATTATCATCGAGTGTGATCTTTATGTTATCTGAGAATACTAATTTTCTTTTCATATTTTAACTCCTTATAAATTTATCAAGGTAGTCGTTGTGAATACAAA contains:
- a CDS encoding DUF2213 domain-containing protein, encoding MKRKLVFSDNIKITLDDNGKTLISVRDGVQEYAGIEIGLQPYDKIFKIYRSPETIRAIKDSIVGIPITNGHVELEDIPQDQIKGYVDGSELVQYEDKKLASSIAIKNNVKLQDNVIQLLDSKNQLSLGYFAETVDNDLYDFEQVNIIPHHLAIVENGRC